The DNA region AAAAAAGGCTCCTGGTTAGTCAATTCCTCAAGGGGTGGAATTATTGTCGAAAAGGACTTAAAAAAGTACCTCGTGGATTCAACAATTAATGCCGTTTTAGACGTTTGGGATAATGAACCAAAAATAGATTTAGAGCTCATGAAGATGTGTAAATTAGTGAGCTCTCATATTGCTGGTTACTCAGTGGATGGAAAGGCGAATGGAACCTCAATGTCAGTGAGGCATATCGCAGAGTTTTTTGACTTAGATTTAAAATCATGGCGAGCTTCAAATTTACCTCTAGAAGGGAAAAAAATACAAGTCAAAGCAGGTCGAGAAGCCTTAATTGAAGCTATCAAAGAAGCTTACGATATTATGGAAGATGATGAAAAATTACGTTTCACTCCAGAGAATTTTGAAATTAACCGTGGTCAATATCAAGCTCATAGAGATATGGCCAACTATGAATTTATTGGTGATCAAGAGAACTGTAAAATATTAAAGGCAATGATGCCTGAGGCGGTTATAAAAAATGAATCTTAAAAAACTCAATTTATACTTTTCACTGATTCTAATAGCTAGTTTTTCTCAATCATGCTTAGTGATTACAGCTGGTGCAGCAGGGGGCTCTTACGCTTGGTTTAACGGTAGAATAGAAGAAAAACTTTATCACGACAAAGGTCATGCCTATGATATTGCCCTAGCTTATTTAGGTTCAGAAGGAGCCGAAATAATAGAGAAAGATAAAAAAAATTATCGTCTTGAAGCGACGTTAAAAAAGCAAGAAAAGGACAAAACAAATACTTATAAAATCAGTTTTATCTTCAAAGATTATGAGGCTTACAAGCTCGAAGATCTCAGTAAAATGACAAAGTATCAAAAGCAAAAAATGGAGAAAGAAAAGGGTTTGAAAACCCTGTTAATTTTTCAATACACAGACGGGGTAAAGCCACAATTTACTGAATCTGAAGAGCAATTAAAATCATATTTAAGCTTGCTTAACTAAGCTAAAAAGAATAAAATACTCAAAAATAAAAAGTGAAAAATCAATGAGAAAACTTTTCGTTATTGCTCTAATATTAAGCTGTAGCACTTTATTTGCAGCCAGTAGCCGAGATATCCAAATTAGTAGAAAAACGGCTGATATCGAGATTCATGGCATTAAGTTTAGGAACTTTTACAGAGCGGAAGCTGTTACACAAAAGCCCCTAAAACTCAGTACTTTTACTCGAACTTCATCAAATCCGGATATTCCTGTCCAACGTATCGAAGCTTTTAATTTAGATGAGCTATGGCTAAGCGATCAACTCATTGCCACCTATAAAAATGAACAAGTCGATATTCAAATTTACCAACTCAAATCACTCCATCCGACTCATGAGAATAGCTTTGAAGTCAATGGTCGTATCTTCATTGAAAAGGCCGATTATGATTCGGCCATTTCTCAACAAAAACAGGATGGAGATTTTGTCAATCAATGGTTTACAGATTTGGAAAAAAGAGAAGTGGCTTTATTTGCCAAGTTTGCTAGAAGCAATTTACCTACTGGAGCTCAATATATTTTATCTGACCAAATTCCTGGAAGATATGGTTTTGTAATGACGAGTAAAGATCAGCGAAAATTTTACCTCAGCATCAAGTCAAGCTTTGAAGATATAAGGAAATTAGAGTCGGCAATTTTAACTTTTATTCGTTACTTTAAAATTTCGGAATCGAAAGAACTGAAAGCCTCGAATCAAAACTTTTCGACAAAACCCAAAGGCAATAAATCACCGCAGTTTACGGAAACGGTTAACCGAGTTAAAAGAGAAGTCAGTGGTATGGCCGATTGGTGGTTTGCCGAGACAGAAAACTACATTATAAAATCAAATTTGAGTTCCAGAAACCGCATTTTAGCCAAAAAGATTCAGACTCAAGTTGAGCTCATGAGAAAATCTTATGAGATATTTTTGCCCGCTAATAAAGAGATTCAAGAAGTGAGTGTGATTACCATCCCTGCAACGCGAGAAGAATATCAAGCCTATGTGGGTGAAAATATGCAGTGGTCAGGTGGTATCTGGAGTCCCTCGCGACGTGAACTCGTACTTTCAACAATGAATAGTGAATCTAAATCCTCAGCAAATAAAGATTGGATCATAGATGTTCTCAATCACGAAGCTTTTCACCAGTATTTATTTTATGCCTTAGATAAGGTAAGAGCACCTATGTGGTTCAATGAAGGGCACGCTGAGTTATTTGCACATTCTAAGTTTTCGGTAGGTAGAATAAAGTTAGAAGAAGATAAAAGAGGCTTAAGTAAACTCTACCCAAAGATAAAATCGGGATCCATAGATTTTATGTCTCATATCTATGCCGATCATGAGGCTTATTATGCGGATAAAGATTTAAACTACCCTTTAGGTTGGGCTCTGTGTTATTATTTAAGAATGGCCGCACCACTTTATAAAAACCGTACTTACGACCAAATTATTCCAAAAACAATTAAGGCCATGCGTGAAGGAAAGAGTCTTGATGAAGCGACAAAAGCTGGCTTTTATGGCGTAGATATGGCACAATTTACTAAAGATTTTTGCATTTTTTGGCAAAGTAAATCAATGCGCTCAAAAGCTAACCGCACAAAAATCGTACCCAAAAAAGGGAAGTAAGCTATTTACAGCGAAGTCCATGGTGCTTTTGGCTGGTGTGTTGCTGAAATTAGTGGAGGCGATAGAAAACTTAGAAAATGGATATTCTTAGCGACTTTTCTCACTGATTTAGATGCCATCAGCTTCTTTTGGGGAGAAGATGCCTACGTAAAATATCATCATGCAATTTCACACGGTTTAGTTTTTTCTTTAATTTGTAGTGCTTGGGCAATATATAGCTGTAGAAATATACCTTGGCATAAAGTCTTATTGTGGACTCAACTGGGTTTTTATACGCATTACTTTGGGGATTATTTCTTCACTCAGTTTCCGCTCTACTATTTTTGGCCATTAAGTGAACAAGGCTTCTTATACTCCGGTGCTGTGCCTTTGTGGCATCCCAGTAATAAAGTCTTTCAATGGATATCAGTAGCTGCACTCATGTTTTTTGCGGTGAAAAACAAACGAACCCCAATAGAAATAATCTCAGAAAAATGGGATAAAAAAGTTATCGCTTCTTTTTAGTTCATTATGTAGAGCTCTTTCGAGTCGAAAGTCTAATAAATAAAAATTTCTTTATCTTCTTCTCGACACGTACCTTAATGGTATAAATAATAATCAGGAGAAGTCAGATGAGCGACCATACATATAAGAAAGTTGAAATTGTAGGTACTTCTACAGATGGTATTGAAGATGCGGTAAATTCAGCCTTAAAAAAGGCTTCTGAGTCAATTCACAACATGCGTTGGTTCGAAGTTAAAGAAGTTCGAGGCAATATTGATAAAGATCACGTGGATCATTGGCAGGTAACTATGTTAGTGGGCTTTACTTTAGACGATTAAGAATTAGCGATTTAAAAGCCCGTCGAGTCCATTCTTTTTTAGAGTTGTCTTGATCCAGTATTGCCAGCCAAAATAAAAAACGAAGCCACCTATGAAAAAAATTATGTTTGCAACAATTAATTTGGGTAATAAATAGCCTTTAGGAATTTCTCCATTTCTAAACATTTCTATATTAAAATATAGAAATAAAAGGGAAAGAGTAAACCATAAGATAGTTAAACATGTTCCAAGGCTTTTTAATTTTTTAATTGTACGTAATTTCAATTATTTCACTAGATTTTTATTAATGGGTTCTATTAATATACTATTAATGTTTGATTAATAAAAGTTGATTTTATAAACATTTAATAAAAACTATTAATTAATGTTGTGTAAAAACTTGTCAGCTTGGTTAGAAACAATGACGCCGTAGTTGGCAGCACCGAGCCAGCCGGACATGATAATGCCTACAGAACCTGCGTGGTAGAGACCTGAAATTTCTTTGGGCATCTGGCTACTGATTTCCAAGCCTTCAAATTTTGTACCAAAAGATGTGCCCATTTCACTCAAAGTATAATACTCAACAGTTCGAGGGGTACCTGCTTCAGCATAGTCAATTTTTTCGCGAATACCTGGAACGTACTTTTCCAAAATTTTGATGGTGTCATCTATCATTTTATTTTTGGCAACTTGGTATTCTTCATCACTCAAATTATTCCAGTCGTCAAAGCGAGCATTCATCGAAGCCACAATCGTGTAGCGATTATCACGATCGGGACGAATCTCAGGATAATAGACAGAGAAGGTACGGCTAGTGATCTCCATGTCCACAAGAGCATCGGCATCGTATTCAGGGTGAGTCGAAGTGAAAACTAAGTCACCGAAAAATGGAATGTCCTCACCCTTGCGTATACCTAAGTAAACCTGAGTGGATGAAGTGTTGACTTTTACATCATCTAATTGTTGAACAAACTCAGGCTTAAAGTTTTCGCGACCCACAAGGCGATTGATCGTTGGGTGAATACCAGCATTGGAAATCACACAGTTGGTACTAAAGGTTTTGCCATTGACAGTAATGCCTGTGACTTTGCCGTTTTCAGTATTGATTTTTTGGACGAGAGCCGAAGTGCAGATATCGACGCCATTTTCTTTCATGATGACTTCCATTTTGTCAATCATATCGTCCGTTCCACCGTGGTAGATATAAACGCCTTTGCTCATAAAGTTGGAGAAAACAATTCCGTAAGAAATCGCCGGTTCATCTAGTGTGGAACCATTGGCATAAGTAATCGGTTCCATGAGTAAGCGCCAAACATCCGTGCGGTCTGGGAAGTATTTTTGAAAGAGTTCACGCGTGGTTGAATTATCTTGGTCATAGTAATTCATTTTTGCCAAATGATCGTAGAAAGCAATGACTTGTTCGCGCTCAATTTTGAATTCTTCAACTAAGATACGCGTGAAATCTTCGCGTGTGAAAGTTGTATCAATTGTGAACTGAG from Lentisphaera araneosa HTCC2155 includes:
- a CDS encoding phytoene desaturase family protein is translated as MSEDKENSPSIRRARPHKFRRDRAHRETKVGRETHLKNATKDHYDVIVIGSGLGGMTSANCMARQGHSVLLLEQHYILGGLAQYFKRAGHIFDISLHGFPIGMKKTLRKYWSKELADNIHQVKSVRFDNPQFTIDTTFTREDFTRILVEEFKIEREQVIAFYDHLAKMNYYDQDNSTTRELFQKYFPDRTDVWRLLMEPITYANGSTLDEPAISYGIVFSNFMSKGVYIYHGGTDDMIDKMEVIMKENGVDICTSALVQKINTENGKVTGITVNGKTFSTNCVISNAGIHPTINRLVGRENFKPEFVQQLDDVKVNTSSTQVYLGIRKGEDIPFFGDLVFTSTHPEYDADALVDMEITSRTFSVYYPEIRPDRDNRYTIVASMNARFDDWNNLSDEEYQVAKNKMIDDTIKILEKYVPGIREKIDYAEAGTPRTVEYYTLSEMGTSFGTKFEGLEISSQMPKEISGLYHAGSVGIIMSGWLGAANYGVIVSNQADKFLHNIN
- a CDS encoding dodecin; protein product: MSDHTYKKVEIVGTSTDGIEDAVNSALKKASESIHNMRWFEVKEVRGNIDKDHVDHWQVTMLVGFTLDD
- a CDS encoding DUF3568 family protein, with the protein product MNLKKLNLYFSLILIASFSQSCLVITAGAAGGSYAWFNGRIEEKLYHDKGHAYDIALAYLGSEGAEIIEKDKKNYRLEATLKKQEKDKTNTYKISFIFKDYEAYKLEDLSKMTKYQKQKMEKEKGLKTLLIFQYTDGVKPQFTESEEQLKSYLSLLN
- a CDS encoding metal-dependent hydrolase — its product is MYSEVHGAFGWCVAEISGGDRKLRKWIFLATFLTDLDAISFFWGEDAYVKYHHAISHGLVFSLICSAWAIYSCRNIPWHKVLLWTQLGFYTHYFGDYFFTQFPLYYFWPLSEQGFLYSGAVPLWHPSNKVFQWISVAALMFFAVKNKRTPIEIISEKWDKKVIASF